The genomic stretch TGCCTATGGAGTGAGAGTGGCAAAGTTGACACCTTTGGGTAAGGAGCGTCCATCAGGGAAGGTGATGGGCTTGCTGAGCTCTCTGCCAACACCTGGAACTGGTGGATAGAGTCGCAGTGCCTCCTTGATGCACATGGTGGTGTAGGGCATCTGGTCCAGGTGGTCCCTAAAACAAAGCTATCCTGAAGGGCCGGCAAGGCCCTGGTAATCAGGGAATTCTCTAGTTGAGGGGTCAGGGCCCTCCCATCTCATGAGAACTCACCAGGTGATGGAGGCGCCATCCCCCAGGAGGCTCTGGACCTCCTCCCGGCACCTTTGCTGATGCTCGGGGTGTGTGGCCAGAGCATAGAGGATCCAGGAGATGCCGCTGGCTGTGGTGTCATGGCCCTCAAACATGAAGGTGTCCACTTCCGC from Ailuropoda melanoleuca isolate Jingjing unplaced genomic scaffold, ASM200744v2 unplaced-scaffold54716, whole genome shotgun sequence encodes the following:
- the LOC100465471 gene encoding cytochrome P450 4A6-like; the protein is MLCWTDRVIKMRKAQLQEEGELEKVRSKRHLDFLDILLFAQRENGNSFSDKDLRAEVDTFMFEGHDTTASGISWILYALATHPEHQQRCREEVQSLLGDGASITWDHLDQMPYTTMCIKEALRLYPPVPGVGRELSKPITFPDGRSLPKGVNFATLTP